A region from the Microbacterium lacus genome encodes:
- a CDS encoding alpha/beta hydrolase — protein sequence MIDQVLLSIPDGQEDVTVVRPIDGLSYIDPDDPAMPSYRVIANNRAPVALRDMMIIPVRTGYVGGGAHVAPDPALVPPTGAEAVPDVEVTVVYLPVSGGVARCQVYRPRSASPAELLPVLLYVHGGGFTVGSSDDTDYITRRLARDNGMLVVSADYRLAPEYPFPTPLEDVYDVYRWLRADAARVGGDPAWVGAAGDSAGSNFAAALPLRARADAVPVPSAVVLLGAFVDFVAERWPSFQAMAPRGIVYDSAFFGFIRGAYVPTTPWTDPLVSPIYGDLADYPPTVIATGTHDPIVDSARAFADLLREAGTPVAGYFPDGMPHGFYFFPDVQVPEGDRAFDEVARFLAAHRP from the coding sequence ATGATCGATCAGGTTCTTCTCTCCATCCCCGACGGTCAGGAGGATGTGACCGTCGTGCGGCCCATCGACGGCCTCAGCTACATCGACCCGGACGATCCGGCGATGCCGTCCTACCGCGTGATCGCGAACAACCGCGCGCCCGTCGCGTTGCGCGACATGATGATCATCCCGGTGCGCACCGGCTACGTCGGGGGCGGCGCCCATGTCGCGCCGGACCCGGCGCTCGTGCCTCCCACCGGTGCCGAGGCCGTCCCGGACGTCGAGGTCACGGTGGTGTACCTGCCGGTGAGCGGGGGTGTCGCGCGGTGCCAGGTCTATCGGCCGCGCTCAGCATCGCCCGCAGAGCTGCTTCCGGTTCTGCTCTACGTGCACGGCGGAGGATTCACCGTGGGCAGCTCCGATGACACCGACTACATCACGCGGCGCCTTGCGCGGGACAACGGCATGCTCGTCGTCTCGGCGGACTACCGGCTCGCGCCGGAGTACCCCTTCCCGACGCCGTTGGAGGACGTCTACGACGTGTACCGCTGGCTGCGCGCGGACGCGGCCCGGGTGGGCGGCGACCCGGCGTGGGTCGGGGCGGCGGGCGATTCGGCCGGTTCGAATTTCGCGGCGGCTCTGCCTCTGCGCGCCCGGGCCGATGCGGTGCCGGTGCCGTCCGCGGTCGTGCTGCTGGGAGCGTTCGTCGACTTCGTCGCCGAGAGGTGGCCCTCGTTCCAGGCGATGGCCCCCCGCGGGATCGTGTACGACAGCGCCTTCTTCGGTTTCATCCGGGGCGCTTACGTGCCGACCACGCCGTGGACGGACCCGCTCGTCAGCCCGATCTACGGCGACCTCGCGGACTACCCGCCGACCGTGATCGCTACGGGGACGCACGACCCGATCGTGGACTCTGCGCGTGCCTTCGCCGACCTGCTGCGGGAGGCGGGCACCCCGGTGGCCGGATACTTCCCCGACGGCATGCCGCACGGCTTCTACTTCTTCCCGGACGTGCAGGTGCCCGAGGGGGATAGGGCGTTCGATGAGGTCGCGCGCTTCTTGGCCGCCCATCGTCCGTGA
- the msrB gene encoding peptide-methionine (R)-S-oxide reductase MsrB: MSHDYRATADALSRLTPAQYRVTQDDGTEPPFRNEYWNHHEPGIYVDVVSGQPLFSSTDKYDSGTGWPSFTRPIEPAAVTEKVDGMLWMKRTEVRSSGADSHLGHVFDDGPRDAGGLRYCMNSAALRFIPVAQLEEQGYGDYRSLFDTTTTQENAS, encoded by the coding sequence ATGTCCCACGACTACCGCGCGACGGCCGACGCCCTGAGCCGGCTGACCCCCGCGCAGTACCGCGTCACGCAGGACGACGGCACCGAGCCGCCGTTCCGCAACGAGTACTGGAACCACCACGAGCCCGGCATCTACGTCGACGTCGTCTCGGGCCAGCCGCTGTTCTCGTCGACCGACAAGTACGACAGCGGCACGGGCTGGCCGAGCTTCACCCGCCCGATCGAGCCCGCGGCCGTCACCGAGAAGGTGGACGGAATGCTGTGGATGAAGCGCACCGAGGTGCGCTCGTCGGGCGCCGACAGCCACCTCGGGCACGTCTTCGACGACGGACCTCGGGATGCCGGGGGCCTGCGCTACTGCATGAACTCCGCCGCGCTGCGCTTCATCCCCGTCGCACAGCTCGAGGAGCAGGGTTACGGTGACTACCGCAGCCTCTTCGACACGACCACCACACAGGAGAACGCATCATGA
- the msrA gene encoding peptide-methionine (S)-S-oxide reductase MsrA — MTSGPNDTGEITRTPGTETAVLAGGCFWGVEDLIRRQPGVLDTRVGYTGGANDHATYRNHPGHAEAVEIVFDPTKTTYRDILAFFFQIHDPSTLNRQGNDIGTSYRSAIFPLDAEQERIARDTIADVDASGLWPRKAVTTIEPAGPFWEAEPEHQDYLVRIPHGYTCHFVRPGWVLPKRDATV, encoded by the coding sequence ATGACCAGCGGACCGAACGACACCGGCGAGATCACCCGCACCCCCGGAACCGAGACCGCCGTCCTCGCGGGCGGTTGCTTCTGGGGCGTGGAGGACCTGATCCGTCGCCAGCCCGGCGTGCTCGACACCCGCGTCGGCTACACCGGCGGAGCGAACGACCACGCGACCTACCGCAACCACCCGGGCCACGCCGAGGCCGTCGAGATCGTTTTCGACCCCACGAAGACGACGTACCGCGACATCCTGGCGTTCTTCTTCCAGATCCACGACCCGTCGACGCTGAACCGCCAGGGCAACGACATCGGCACGAGCTACCGGTCGGCGATCTTCCCGCTGGATGCCGAGCAGGAGCGGATCGCGCGCGACACGATCGCCGACGTCGACGCGTCGGGGCTCTGGCCCCGCAAGGCTGTCACCACGATCGAACCCGCGGGCCCGTTCTGGGAGGCCGAGCCCGAGCACCAGGATTACCTCGTGCGGATCCCGCACGGCTACACGTGCCACTTCGTGCGGCCCGGATGGGTGCTGCCCAAGCGCGACGCGACCGTCTAG
- a CDS encoding Gfo/Idh/MocA family protein, giving the protein MAAFAPVGSGPVGIGVIGAGNISDTYLENLNSFPDVEVLIVGDVLAERAAAQAQKHGVPASGTAEDVLAHPGVELVINLTIPAAHVEVSSLAIAAGKHVWSEKPIGIDRESARALLAQADAAGLRVGIAPDTVLGPGIQSAKRAIERGDIGRPLFAQTSMQYQGPEVFHPNPGFLYANGAGPLFDMGPYYLTTLISILGPVATVAAMGLKQVEERTILVGPDAGQTFPVEVPSTINVLATFEGGAQSQSLLSFDSALRRQGFFEISGTEGTIVLPDPNMFTGRTAITRPFGHRGSDPALAAVAEQEFTEVPEEGVVVGRGLGALDMARAIRTGRPHRATGELGYHVLDTMAAAQDSAARGEFVTVESTVEPIAAVPVDFDPFARTL; this is encoded by the coding sequence ATGGCCGCGTTCGCGCCCGTCGGATCAGGCCCCGTCGGCATCGGCGTGATCGGTGCCGGCAACATCAGCGACACGTATCTGGAGAACCTGAACAGCTTCCCCGACGTGGAGGTGCTCATCGTCGGCGATGTGCTGGCCGAGCGGGCCGCCGCGCAGGCGCAGAAGCACGGGGTGCCGGCATCCGGAACCGCGGAGGACGTCCTCGCCCACCCCGGTGTCGAGCTCGTGATCAACCTCACGATCCCCGCCGCGCACGTCGAGGTCTCCTCTCTCGCGATCGCCGCGGGCAAGCACGTCTGGAGCGAGAAGCCCATCGGCATCGACCGCGAGAGCGCTCGGGCGCTGCTCGCGCAGGCCGATGCGGCGGGCCTTCGGGTCGGGATCGCCCCGGACACCGTGCTCGGGCCCGGCATCCAGTCCGCCAAGCGGGCGATCGAACGCGGTGACATCGGCCGACCGCTCTTCGCGCAGACGAGCATGCAGTACCAGGGACCCGAGGTGTTCCACCCGAACCCGGGCTTCCTGTACGCGAACGGCGCCGGACCGCTGTTCGACATGGGCCCGTACTACCTGACCACGCTGATCTCGATCCTCGGTCCGGTGGCGACGGTCGCCGCGATGGGGCTCAAGCAGGTCGAGGAGCGCACGATCCTCGTGGGGCCGGATGCCGGGCAGACGTTCCCGGTCGAGGTCCCTTCGACGATCAACGTGCTCGCGACGTTCGAGGGCGGCGCCCAGTCGCAGTCGCTCCTGAGCTTCGACTCGGCGCTGCGCCGCCAGGGCTTCTTCGAGATCTCGGGCACGGAGGGGACGATCGTGCTGCCGGATCCGAACATGTTCACGGGGCGGACCGCCATCACGCGCCCGTTCGGCCACCGGGGCTCCGACCCCGCGCTCGCCGCCGTGGCCGAGCAGGAGTTCACGGAGGTGCCCGAAGAGGGTGTCGTCGTCGGCCGAGGACTCGGCGCGCTCGACATGGCGCGGGCGATCCGCACGGGCCGCCCGCATCGCGCGACCGGCGAGCTCGGCTACCACGTGCTGGACACGATGGCCGCCGCGCAGGACTCCGCCGCTCGCGGCGAGTTCGTGACGGTCGAGAGCACGGTCGAGCCGATCGCGGCGGTGCCGGTCGACTTCGACCCGTTCGCCCGCACGCTGTAG
- a CDS encoding sugar phosphate isomerase/epimerase: MTTPAISVQLWTVRDELTADADATLASLREIGFRNVEAFGFVTRADELAEAFTRHGLASPTGHASLASGTENPFDPTIAVPTPDEVFQAATKLGMSTVFDPFVAPDRWESVDEIRKTAEALNAAAQIGSGYGIAVGYHNHNQEFTNRIDGRFALEIFAEHLDPAVGLELDLYWASAGGADVAALVERLGDRVVALHVKDGTLDPLPSLGTVPTDQVPAGEGAVALTAALDAAHAAQYAIVEFDAYPGDIWAGVRTGYEFLAARGLS, translated from the coding sequence ATGACCACCCCCGCAATCTCCGTCCAGCTGTGGACGGTGAGAGACGAACTCACCGCCGACGCCGACGCGACGCTCGCCTCGCTCCGCGAGATCGGCTTCCGCAACGTCGAGGCGTTCGGCTTCGTGACCCGGGCGGACGAGCTCGCCGAGGCATTCACCCGACACGGACTCGCCTCCCCGACCGGCCACGCCTCGCTCGCGTCCGGCACCGAGAACCCGTTCGACCCGACGATCGCGGTCCCGACACCCGACGAGGTCTTCCAGGCCGCGACGAAGCTCGGCATGTCGACCGTGTTCGACCCGTTCGTCGCCCCGGACCGCTGGGAGAGCGTCGACGAGATCCGCAAGACCGCCGAAGCCCTGAACGCCGCGGCCCAGATCGGCTCCGGGTACGGCATCGCGGTGGGGTACCACAACCACAACCAGGAGTTCACGAACCGCATCGACGGCAGGTTCGCGCTGGAGATCTTCGCCGAGCACCTCGATCCCGCGGTCGGCCTCGAGCTCGACCTGTACTGGGCCTCGGCCGGCGGCGCCGACGTGGCGGCCCTCGTCGAACGCCTCGGCGACCGCGTCGTGGCCCTCCACGTCAAGGACGGCACGCTCGACCCGCTTCCGTCGCTGGGCACCGTGCCGACCGATCAGGTGCCCGCCGGAGAAGGCGCGGTCGCGCTGACCGCCGCGCTCGATGCCGCGCATGCGGCGCAGTACGCCATCGTGGAGTTCGACGCCTACCCGGGTGACATCTGGGCGGGCGTCCGCACCGGGTACGAGTTCCTCGCGGCTCGAGGACTCTCCTGA
- a CDS encoding TetR/AcrR family transcriptional regulator, translated as MPAPTPSDEAGTSRRPYAKGVARRQEILDRAIEVFAAKGAEGTSLRAIAERIGVSHAALLHYFGSREELLVEVLRHWEALRGGAPREVVGAMVAAAERNVTVPGFVALYTSLLAGAVEPDKAYSREFFSARFARLRGEIARLIRLGQADGTIRTDVDAEEMAALVIAASDGLQTQWLLDPAVDIARSLLLLERILAVPQVAQKNFDEPA; from the coding sequence ATGCCCGCGCCGACGCCCTCCGACGAAGCCGGGACGAGTCGTCGCCCGTACGCGAAGGGCGTCGCGCGGCGGCAGGAGATCCTCGACCGGGCGATCGAGGTGTTCGCGGCGAAAGGCGCCGAGGGCACGTCGCTGCGGGCGATCGCCGAGAGGATCGGGGTCTCGCATGCGGCCCTGCTGCACTACTTCGGCTCACGCGAGGAGCTCCTCGTCGAGGTGCTGCGGCACTGGGAGGCGCTGCGCGGGGGAGCCCCCCGCGAAGTGGTGGGCGCGATGGTGGCCGCGGCCGAGCGCAACGTGACCGTTCCCGGATTCGTCGCGCTGTACACGTCCCTCCTCGCCGGCGCGGTCGAGCCCGACAAGGCCTACTCCCGCGAGTTCTTCTCGGCGCGCTTCGCGCGACTGCGCGGGGAGATCGCACGTCTGATCCGTCTCGGACAGGCAGACGGGACGATCCGCACGGACGTGGACGCCGAGGAGATGGCCGCCCTCGTGATCGCCGCCTCCGACGGGCTGCAGACGCAGTGGCTCCTCGATCCGGCCGTCGACATCGCCCGGAGCCTGCTGCTGCTGGAGCGCATCCTCGCCGTCCCGCAGGTCGCTCAGAAGAATTTCGACGAACCCGCGTAA
- a CDS encoding sigma-70 family RNA polymerase sigma factor, giving the protein MADDVGSSHVRTDFGELSDAELVRATREGSRRAYAALYARHSSGALKYARTLSSSDADDVVSEAFLKVYSALRAGKGPEEDFRFYLRSAVRNTFVSMVRARRTVDAGDAIEEVVGDRGADVASLRSFDGSTTAKAFLSLPARWQEVLWYLEVEGFSRERTAEILGMNANAVSALSFRAREALRTAWVQQHVGAPSDLDRGCEAISPLLGAHSRRGLSRRDRLRVEHHLTGCVHCRSIVDELSELLTPGRLALALLPLVVTGGGFAAWAARFGVGSTSIGPAALASASAAAPSTALLASVGGSTGAAALSVVGKVAACAVAVAMIVPPAQMLIVGANDAPLTPHSSSTIHRAVLSEDGSDQVSPTGPLVHESPHTDPAAPADADDPVAGGRSEWAGTPGGNPDGGGNAAADAAGDAGGNANAGGSNPNAGGGNLNAGGSNPNAGGGNPNAGGGNANANPNAGATGNTNSKGNANASANSSRNANANANANANANSSPNANANGNGNGNGNGNGNGNADGNANGKGQPSGNASPQAGDSAPNGAAASNGQGSTARGANANSATTPGAKGGPAEDAAPTTPTGP; this is encoded by the coding sequence ATGGCAGACGATGTGGGGTCGTCGCATGTTCGCACCGATTTTGGGGAATTGAGCGACGCCGAGCTCGTGCGCGCCACCCGGGAGGGCTCGCGGCGTGCGTATGCCGCGCTGTACGCGCGGCACTCCTCAGGCGCGCTCAAGTACGCGCGCACCCTCTCCTCGTCGGATGCCGATGACGTGGTCTCCGAGGCGTTTCTGAAGGTGTACTCCGCCCTTCGCGCGGGGAAGGGCCCCGAGGAGGACTTCCGCTTCTACCTCCGCTCAGCGGTGCGCAACACGTTCGTCTCCATGGTGCGTGCGCGCCGGACGGTCGATGCCGGTGACGCGATCGAAGAGGTCGTCGGCGATCGCGGCGCCGATGTCGCCTCGCTCCGCAGCTTCGACGGATCGACCACGGCCAAGGCTTTCCTGTCGCTGCCGGCGCGGTGGCAGGAGGTGCTGTGGTACCTCGAGGTCGAGGGTTTCAGCCGGGAGCGCACGGCCGAGATCCTGGGCATGAACGCGAATGCCGTCTCCGCACTGTCCTTCCGCGCGCGCGAAGCGCTGCGGACGGCCTGGGTGCAGCAGCATGTCGGTGCCCCGTCCGACCTCGACCGGGGCTGCGAGGCGATCTCGCCGCTGCTCGGCGCGCACTCGCGGCGGGGTCTCTCGCGACGTGACCGACTCCGTGTCGAGCACCACCTGACCGGCTGCGTACACTGCCGCTCGATCGTCGACGAGCTGTCCGAACTGCTGACCCCCGGCCGGCTCGCTCTCGCCCTGCTGCCCCTCGTGGTCACCGGCGGTGGATTCGCGGCGTGGGCCGCGCGCTTCGGTGTGGGCTCGACCTCGATCGGTCCCGCGGCGCTCGCCTCGGCATCCGCCGCCGCGCCCTCGACCGCGCTGCTCGCGTCGGTCGGCGGTAGCACGGGTGCGGCGGCCCTGTCGGTCGTGGGCAAGGTCGCCGCGTGCGCCGTGGCGGTCGCGATGATCGTGCCGCCCGCCCAGATGCTGATCGTCGGGGCGAACGACGCGCCGCTCACCCCTCACTCCTCGAGCACGATCCATCGCGCCGTGTTGAGCGAAGACGGGTCGGATCAGGTGTCGCCGACGGGCCCGCTCGTCCACGAGTCTCCGCACACGGACCCGGCCGCGCCCGCGGATGCCGACGATCCGGTCGCGGGCGGACGGTCGGAGTGGGCGGGTACACCCGGTGGTAACCCGGACGGCGGCGGCAACGCGGCAGCCGACGCTGCCGGGGATGCCGGGGGCAATGCGAACGCGGGTGGGAGCAACCCGAATGCTGGTGGCGGAAACCTGAACGCGGGCGGAAGCAACCCGAATGCGGGTGGCGGAAACCCGAACGCGGGCGGTGGCAACGCCAATGCCAATCCCAACGCCGGCGCGACCGGCAACACGAACTCGAAGGGAAACGCGAACGCCAGCGCGAACTCGAGCCGGAATGCGAATGCGAATGCCAACGCGAACGCGAACGCGAACTCGAGCCCGAATGCGAATGCCAACGGGAACGGCAACGGGAACGGCAACGGGAACGGCAACGGGAATGCCGATGGCAACGCGAACGGCAAGGGGCAGCCGAGCGGCAATGCGTCCCCGCAGGCCGGCGACTCCGCCCCGAACGGCGCAGCGGCGTCGAACGGTCAGGGCAGCACCGCGCGCGGCGCGAACGCGAACAGCGCCACGACTCCCGGGGCGAAGGGCGGCCCGGCGGAAGACGCCGCACCGACGACCCCCACCGGCCCGTAG
- a CDS encoding alpha/beta hydrolase has protein sequence MADGAPPPFDPEFDEVLSRLAGTVPPAITPDLIEGFRALPPDPTVGGLVAALGVTHEQRTVPGFEGAALNASVFRSPAQGAPGPGILYLHGGGMVFGNRFGGVGAYLSYIASHGAVVITIDYRLAPEHPDPAPVEDCFASARWIAQHADELGVDPGRIIVAGQSAGAGLAAGVCLLARDRDEPAIAAQVLVSPMLDDRNDTGSAQQIDGRGVWDRTSNATGWSALLGDRRGGDAVTDAAAPGRAIDLGGLPPAFLSVGSAEVFRDETVAYASRMWAGGGDAELHVWPGGFHGFENFAPQAALSRAAAAARDGWLTRFLNR, from the coding sequence ATGGCTGACGGGGCGCCTCCGCCGTTCGATCCCGAATTCGACGAGGTGCTGAGCCGACTCGCCGGCACGGTGCCGCCCGCGATCACCCCCGATCTGATCGAGGGTTTCCGCGCGCTTCCGCCGGATCCCACCGTCGGCGGCCTCGTGGCCGCCCTCGGAGTCACGCACGAGCAGCGCACGGTGCCGGGATTCGAGGGGGCGGCCCTGAACGCATCGGTCTTCCGCTCGCCCGCGCAGGGTGCACCGGGCCCCGGCATCCTGTATCTGCACGGCGGAGGGATGGTCTTCGGCAACCGGTTCGGCGGCGTCGGCGCCTATCTGTCCTACATCGCGAGCCACGGTGCCGTCGTGATCACGATCGACTACCGACTCGCACCGGAGCATCCCGACCCGGCGCCGGTCGAGGACTGCTTCGCGTCGGCGCGCTGGATCGCGCAGCACGCGGACGAGCTCGGCGTCGACCCCGGCCGGATCATCGTCGCCGGGCAGAGTGCCGGAGCGGGACTGGCCGCCGGTGTCTGCCTGCTGGCCCGCGACCGCGATGAGCCGGCGATCGCCGCGCAGGTGCTCGTGAGCCCGATGCTCGACGACCGCAACGACACCGGGTCGGCCCAGCAGATCGACGGCCGGGGCGTATGGGACCGCACGAGCAACGCGACCGGGTGGTCCGCCCTCCTCGGCGACCGGCGCGGTGGCGATGCCGTCACGGATGCCGCCGCCCCGGGCCGCGCGATCGACCTCGGCGGTCTGCCGCCCGCGTTCCTCTCGGTCGGCAGCGCCGAGGTCTTCCGCGACGAGACCGTCGCGTATGCGTCGCGCATGTGGGCGGGAGGCGGCGACGCCGAGCTGCACGTCTGGCCGGGAGGATTCCACGGGTTCGAGAACTTCGCTCCCCAGGCGGCACTCTCCCGTGCGGCGGCGGCTGCGCGGGACGGATGGCTCACCCGGTTCCTGAATCGGTGA
- a CDS encoding pyridoxal phosphate-dependent decarboxylase family protein: MTHAPEPDHMHAISDDTRDTVDEVLHYARRRALFQDIPLDKAMSPRDLARLASGSITADGIGARRAIGLFENVLAPACISTDHPGYLSFIPSAPTKAALAFDVVVSASAIYAGSWMEGAGAVYAENEVLHWLAREFGLPEGAGGVFVQGGTIGNLSALVAARDVARRRNRQVGREDPARWIIVCSAEAHSSIASAAAVMDVDVVTAAPDAEGRLHGEAVSALLDEHGPAVFAVVATGGTTNFGIVDDIASVAAATRGRDVWLHIDGAYGLAAMLVESMRPAFEGVGEADSVIVDPHKWLFAPFDACALIYRDPSVALAAHTQKAEYLDTLTESADWNPSDLAIQLTRRARGLPLWFSLATHGTEHYRAAIDGGIRLARRIADEITAREGVSLVREPQLSVVVFRREGWSPADYQAWSDRLLEDQRAFVVPSSHAGETVLRFAIISPLTTFETLTDILDTLA, encoded by the coding sequence ATGACCCACGCGCCCGAACCCGATCACATGCACGCCATCTCGGACGACACCCGCGACACCGTCGACGAGGTGCTGCACTACGCCCGACGACGTGCGCTCTTTCAGGACATCCCGCTCGACAAGGCGATGTCGCCGCGCGACCTGGCCCGGCTGGCGTCGGGATCGATCACCGCCGACGGCATCGGGGCGCGACGGGCGATCGGGCTGTTCGAGAACGTGCTCGCACCGGCCTGCATCTCCACCGACCACCCTGGATACCTGTCGTTCATCCCGTCCGCGCCGACGAAGGCCGCCCTCGCGTTCGACGTGGTGGTCTCCGCGTCGGCGATCTACGCCGGGTCGTGGATGGAGGGTGCGGGGGCGGTCTACGCCGAGAACGAGGTCCTGCATTGGCTCGCGCGCGAGTTCGGCCTGCCCGAGGGCGCCGGCGGCGTCTTCGTGCAGGGCGGCACGATCGGCAATCTGTCCGCTCTCGTCGCCGCGCGCGACGTGGCGCGGCGACGCAATCGCCAGGTCGGGCGCGAGGACCCCGCGCGCTGGATCATCGTCTGCAGTGCGGAAGCGCACTCCTCGATCGCGTCGGCGGCCGCGGTCATGGACGTCGACGTCGTCACCGCGGCACCGGATGCCGAGGGGCGGCTGCATGGCGAAGCGGTGAGCGCTCTGCTCGACGAGCACGGCCCAGCGGTGTTCGCCGTCGTCGCCACGGGCGGCACCACGAACTTCGGCATCGTGGACGACATCGCCTCGGTCGCCGCGGCGACGCGTGGGAGGGACGTCTGGCTGCACATCGACGGCGCCTACGGGCTCGCCGCGATGCTCGTCGAGAGCATGCGGCCGGCCTTCGAAGGTGTCGGCGAGGCGGACTCGGTGATCGTCGACCCGCACAAGTGGCTTTTCGCGCCGTTCGACGCGTGCGCGCTCATCTACCGCGATCCCTCCGTAGCCCTCGCCGCGCACACGCAGAAAGCCGAATACCTCGACACGCTCACCGAATCCGCCGACTGGAACCCGTCCGACCTCGCGATCCAGCTCACGCGGCGTGCGCGCGGACTTCCGCTGTGGTTCTCGCTCGCGACGCACGGCACCGAGCACTACCGGGCCGCGATCGACGGCGGCATCCGTCTGGCTCGTCGCATCGCCGACGAGATCACCGCTCGAGAAGGGGTCTCGCTCGTCCGCGAGCCCCAGCTCTCGGTCGTCGTCTTCCGGCGGGAGGGCTGGTCGCCGGCGGACTACCAGGCGTGGTCGGACCGGCTGCTGGAGGACCAGCGGGCCTTCGTCGTCCCGAGCTCCCACGCGGGGGAGACGGTGCTGAGGTTCGCGATCATCAGTCCGCTCACGACGTTCGAGACGCTCACCGACATCCTCGACACCCTCGCCTGA